In the uncultured Methanobacterium sp. genome, one interval contains:
- a CDS encoding MBL fold metallo-hydrolase, with amino-acid sequence MADAFATITQRRMTGGFRIDGIDDKNLHLDPGPGALVRSYQFGVNPLKLHGILVSHSHTDHYSDAEVLIEAMTRGMTRNKGLVIGSKSVIDGYQKWGPCISSYHLSKPRVEVMEAGNNIRAGDIKITATPTKHGDPKNIGFRLEWDGFTLSYTSDTAYFEELHQHHQNADILIASVIRPGNEKIRGHMCADEFQELVDETSPKMAIMTHLGMKLITDHPVEEANKISKETGVKTIAAQDGMVIDLDNFRAKQQTLDKF; translated from the coding sequence GTGGCGGACGCTTTCGCCACTATAACTCAGCGCAGGATGACCGGCGGATTTAGAATCGACGGTATTGATGATAAAAACCTGCACCTGGATCCGGGTCCTGGGGCACTGGTAAGAAGCTACCAGTTCGGTGTAAACCCCCTTAAACTCCACGGAATCCTAGTATCACACTCCCACACCGACCACTATAGCGATGCTGAGGTCTTAATTGAAGCCATGACCCGAGGCATGACCCGCAACAAAGGACTGGTAATTGGAAGTAAAAGTGTTATTGACGGATACCAGAAGTGGGGACCATGCATATCCAGTTATCATCTCTCAAAACCACGGGTCGAAGTTATGGAAGCAGGGAACAACATAAGAGCAGGTGATATAAAAATCACCGCCACACCCACCAAACACGGAGATCCTAAAAACATTGGCTTCCGTCTGGAATGGGATGGATTCACCCTATCTTACACCTCAGACACTGCCTACTTTGAAGAACTTCACCAGCACCACCAGAATGCAGATATCCTCATTGCCAGTGTAATTCGACCAGGGAATGAGAAGATCAGGGGACACATGTGCGCTGATGAATTCCAGGAGCTGGTGGATGAAACCTCTCCCAAAATGGCCATTATGACCCACCTGGGAATGAAGCTCATCACCGACCATCCTGTAGAAGAGGCCAACAAAATTAGCAAAGAAACTGGTGTTAAAACCATTGCTGCTCAGGATGGCATGGTTATAGATCTGGATAATTTCCGGGCTAAACAGCAGACCCTTGATAAATTCTAA